The Alcaligenes faecalis sequence GTGTGCATCATCGTCGGGCATCAGCAGCTTGATGCCGATCCACATAAGCAAAAGGCCGCCCACCACTTTCAGGAATGGCAGATCCAATAAGGTCAGAGCAAAGAAAATCAGAACCACACGCAGGATAATTGCGCCTGCGGTCCCCCACAAAATGCCTTGCATGCGCTGCTGCTTGGGCAAGTTACGACAGGCAAGTGCAATGACGACAGCATTGTCGCCACCGAGCAAAATATCAATCAGTACAATTTGAAACAGTGAACCCCAATGCAGGGTTTGGAGAAATTCAATCATTTCGTTCCCGTGTCGCTCAACATGAGCTCTCTTCCTGGCCGCTGGACAACTATTCTTTTTTTGTCGCCGGGCCGTCCCAAGACAACCATGCCCCTGAAAGCAGCAAACTAGTCCTAGCCTGCGCACGATGAGGGCTTCTTTTTCTTACTTGATTCGTTTCAGCATGATCAGGCTGGCCAGATTCGGGAAGGAGTGCGCCGGGTTGTGGTGTTTTTCTTGACGAAACCGGCTGGCCAATCTTGCCTGGCTGCTCTAGGCAGCCAGACAAAGAGCCCGCTCACAAGCGGGCCCTGGTACGACTATTTACAGCACTGCTTTGAGCAGCTTGCCCATTTCAGATGGGTTGCGAGTGGTACGAATACCGCAAGCTTCCATCACTTCCAGCTTGGCGTCGGCCGTGTCGGCACCACCGGAGATCAGGGCACCGGCGTGACCCATGCGTTTTCCGGGAGGCGCTGTCACACCAGCGATAAAGCCAACAACGGGCTTGGTCATATTGTCTTTAGCCCACAAAGCCGCATTGACTTCGTCTGGACCGCCGATCTCGCCAATCATGATAACGGCATCGGTATCAGGATCGTCGTTGAACATCTTGAGCACGTCGATGTGCTTCAGACCGTTGATTGGGTCGCCACCGATACCGACAGCCGAGGATTGACCCAGGCCCAGTTCGGTTACTTGAGCAACGGCTTCGTATGTCAGCGTACCGGAGCGGCTGACCACACCGATGCGGCCCTTACGATGAATGTGGCCGGGCATGATACCGATCTTCAGCTCGTCAGGAGTGATCAGACCGGGGCAGTTCGGGCCCAACAGCAAGGTTTTGCGGTTTTCAGCGCGCATGCGGTTGCGAACTTCCAGCATGTCACGGACAGGGATGCCTTCGGTAATGCAGATAACCAGATCCAGGTCAGCTTCAACCGCTTCCCAGATGGCAGCCGCAGCACCTGCGGGTGGAACGTAGATAACCGACACGGTTGCGCCAGTTTCAGCTTTGGCGTCGGACACGGAGGCGTAAATAGGTACACCTTCGAAATCCTCACCAGCACGCTTGGGGTTCACGCCAGCCACAAAGGCTTCCATGCCGTTACCGTATTCACGGCACATGCGGGTATGGAACTGGCCGGTCTTACCGGTGATCCCTTGCGTGATGACTTTAGTGTCTTTATTGATCAGAATCGACATTTGCTAATCCTCAACCTTTTCTTACTTGGCGGCAGCGACAACAGCAGTCGCCGCTTCGGCCATGGTGTCAGCACTGATGATGGGCAGACCGGAATCGGCCAGCATTTTCTTGCCCAGCTCTTCGTTGGTACCCTTCATGCGTACCACCAGAGGCACGTTCAGGTTGACGGCCTTGCAAGCAGCGATCACGCCTTCAGCGATCACGTCGCAGCGCATGATGCCGCCGAAGATGTTAACCAGAATGGCTTTGACGCCCTTGTTGGCCAACATGATCTTGAAGGCTTCAGTCACTTTTTCGGCCGTAGCGCCACCGCCCACGTCCAGGAAGTTGGCAGGCTCACCGCCAAACAGCTTGATGGTGTCCATGGTTGCCATGGCCAGACCAGCACCGTTCACCAGGCAGCCGATGTTGCCGTCCAGTTGAATGTAGGCCAGATCGTATTTGCTGGCTTCAACTTCAGCAGGATCTTCTTCAGCCAGGTCACGGAAAGCCACGATATCGGGGTGACGGAACAAAGCGTTGCCATCAAAGTTGAACTTGGCGTCCAAAGCGATGATGTCGCCCGAGCCGGTCAGGATCAGAGGGTTGATCTCGGCCAGTTCAGCGTCGGTTTCGGTGTAGCACTTGTACAGCTTCTGGAATTCCGCAACGGCTTTCTCGATGGAAGCGTCAGGAACGCCAATACCGCGAGCCAGCTTGGTGGCTTGCTCGTTGGTCAGGCCCAGGGCTGGGTCCACGAATTCTTTCAGAATGGCATCAGGGTCACGCTCGGCCACTTCTTCAATTTCCATGCCGCCTTCGCTGGAAGCCATCACGGCCACGCGCTGGGTCGCACGGTCGGTCACGATACCGACGTAGTATTCCTTCTTGATGTCCGCGCCTTCCTCGATCAGCAAGCGACCCACTTTCTGGCCTTCAGGACCAGTTTGGTGAGTGATCAGCTGCATGCCCAGGATTTCCGAGGCCAGTTGACGCACTTCGTCCATCGAGCGAGCCAGCTTGACGCCACCGCCCTTGCCACGGCCACCGGCGTGAATCTGGGCTTTGACAACCCACACAGAGCCACCCAGCTCCTGCGCAGCTGCAACCGCTTCATCGACGGAGAAGGCAGGAATTCCGCGTGGCACGGCAACGCCAAACTGCTTAAGCAGTGCTTTGCCCTGATATTCGTGAATTTTCATGTGATACCTGTCAGTCTAAAAACACAATAAAAAAAGAAGGCAGGAACCCAAGGCCTGAGCCCGAGACCTGACTAAAACAAAAAACTAATCCATCCCGTCGGTGACTTTGGGTCGATACCAGACAGGATAAAACTCCTCAACCACGGGACCGCTCAAACGCAAGGCATGACAGCCATCCAGATGGAAAGGCTGCTTATCGGTGCGATAGATTTCTGATTCCCCACTGCTGCGACGTCGTCCGGCCATGGTCTGTACCGCGGTGGTTGGCAAAACCTGCGCCAACTCGCTCATGTGCGTACAGCCAGCCGAGCGCCCAAAACGCTCTTTAACGCCCTGACGAAACTGCTTGAGCAAATTCAGGCCTATCAATTTCCGGTAAGCATCCGAAATCGACGAACAATTGTCCTGGTAAGGGGCCGCATCGTAGACCGCCACCGCATCCACAATCTCAAAGCTGCTATCTATAGTGATACGCAGATGCATTAAATGCACGGGATCGCCTGCCTTATGGGTTTGACCGTTGCGTATGGGAAAGTCATAGGACTTCACATCCAACAGCGAGGCCTCCAGATCCCAGAGGCCATCTTCCCGTGCAAACGACTGTACCGTGATGGTACGTGTATGCATGGGTTCACGGGCGACGGACGGCGGGGGTAAAGGCATTGATATGGACGAGGCGGCAAGATTGAAACCGATCAAGTATAACGCACCTCGTATGTTCCGTATCAGCCACTTACATAATCAGCAAGCGCATCCAAAGCGGGCAAAACACAGGGTCTACGCGGCATCGATACTACGGTATACCAAATTTGCTTGAAAAAAACGACCGCCCGTCAGGTGGTCGTTTTCGTTCTGCCTGGAAAATCCAGCAACAAGGTGGGACACGCCCTGCCCTGACATTCCATTCAGGCGGTTTATTTCATGCCTGCACTAACTCAGACAGTCGCCCGCAATGCTTTGGCTGCATCCACCATAGCCAGCAAGGAAGCTTCGGTTTCAGCCCAGCCCCGTGTCTTCAAACCGCAGTCCGGATTTACCCACAAACGGTCGGCGGGCAGGCGCTTGGCGGCCTCTCCCATCAATCGCACCATCCAGTCCTTGTCGGGCACATTGGGAGAGTGAATATCGTAGACCCCAGGACCAATCTGATTGGGATACTCAAAGCTCTTGAAGGCATCCAGCAAGAGCATATTGGAACGCGAGGTTTCGATCGTGATTACATCGGCGTCCATATCCGCGATGGACTGCATGATGTCGTTGAACTCCGAATAACACATATGCGTGTGGATCTGCGTTTCATCCGACACGGCGCTGGTGGACAGGCGAAAACAATCCACCGCCCAATCCAGATACGCCTGCCAGTCGCCTTGACGTAGCGGCAAGCCTTCGCGAAAGGCCGGTTCATCCAGTTGAATGACACGAATCCCTGCCTGCTCCAGATCGGAGACCTCGTCCCGCAGCGCCAAGGCCAACTGACGGCAGGTATCCACACGCGGCTGGTCGTCACGAACAAAAGACCATTGCAGCATCGTCACTGGGCCGGTCAGCATGCCTTTGACGGGTCGTTCGGTCAAGGACTGGGCATAGGAAGACCAGGCGACGCTCATGGGTGCCAAACGCAACACATCACCAAAGATAATCGGCGGCTTCACACAACGTGAACCGTAGCTTTGCACCCAGCCATTTTGTGTAAAGGCAAAACCGCCCAGCAGCTCACCAAAATACTCCACCATATCGTTGCGTTCGGCCTCACCATGTACCAGAACATCCAGTCCAACGCGTTCCTGAAAACGGATGACCTGCTCGATTTCAGCTTGCATGGCTTTTTCATAAGCCGCATCACTGAGAGCACCGCCACGCCAATTGCGCCGGGCGGTACGAATGTCCGTGGTCTGGGGGAACGAGCCAATCGTGGTGGTGGGAAAAGCAGGCAAATTCAGCTTGTTGCGCTGGGCCTGAATACGCTGGGCAAATGGTGTACGTTGACGCTTGAGCTGGTCAATGTTGGCCATCTGAGCTTGTACGGCAGGATTGCGTGTGCGCTTGGACTCACGGCGCGCTTTCAACGCAGCTTGTTGCGCTTGAACCGCCTGCTGCCCCGCCTCATCCAGGGTGCCATCCAGCAATCCTTGCAAGAGCTTCAATTCGTCCAATTTCTGCACGGCAAAAGACAGCCAGCTCTTTAACTCCGCATCCAGGCCGGTTTCACTGTGCACATCCACGGGCACATGCAGGAGCGAGCAGGATGGCGCAATCCACAATCGCTCGCCCAACGCTGCTTTCAAGGGCTCCAGGGTGTGAAGTGTTTTTTCCAGATCGGTACGCCAAATATCACGCCCCGAGATGACACCGGCAGACAGCACCTGGTCCTGCCCCAATACCGCTTGCACCGCCTGTAAAGCAGCCGGTGCGCGCACAGCGTCCACATGCACGCCCGCAATGGGCAAGTCTTCCAATATCACGACGTTTTCGTGCAAATCATCAAAATAGGTCGCCAGCAGCAGCTTCAAGCCAGATTGATTCAGAGCTTGATAG is a genomic window containing:
- the metE gene encoding 5-methyltetrahydropteroyltriglutamate--homocysteine S-methyltransferase is translated as MTIIHNLGFPRMGEQRELKRALEAYWAGQLSQQDLLDTGKALRARHWDLQSKAGLDTVPVGDFAWYDQILEWSTLLGAVPARFGQADNAPVSLDTLFRMARGRAPSGRPAAACEMTKWFDTNYHYIVPEFTPGQSFRIARECLFEQVDEAQALGHKVKPVIPGPLTWLWLGKGDAYEGLADVGKLALLDALLPVYEQVLARFKTQGVEWVQIDEPILVLDLPQAWQDAFRRAYQALNQSGLKLLLATYFDDLHENVVILEDLPIAGVHVDAVRAPAALQAVQAVLGQDQVLSAGVISGRDIWRTDLEKTLHTLEPLKAALGERLWIAPSCSLLHVPVDVHSETGLDAELKSWLSFAVQKLDELKLLQGLLDGTLDEAGQQAVQAQQAALKARRESKRTRNPAVQAQMANIDQLKRQRTPFAQRIQAQRNKLNLPAFPTTTIGSFPQTTDIRTARRNWRGGALSDAAYEKAMQAEIEQVIRFQERVGLDVLVHGEAERNDMVEYFGELLGGFAFTQNGWVQSYGSRCVKPPIIFGDVLRLAPMSVAWSSYAQSLTERPVKGMLTGPVTMLQWSFVRDDQPRVDTCRQLALALRDEVSDLEQAGIRVIQLDEPAFREGLPLRQGDWQAYLDWAVDCFRLSTSAVSDETQIHTHMCYSEFNDIMQSIADMDADVITIETSRSNMLLLDAFKSFEYPNQIGPGVYDIHSPNVPDKDWMVRLMGEAAKRLPADRLWVNPDCGLKTRGWAETEASLLAMVDAAKALRATV
- the sucD gene encoding succinate--CoA ligase subunit alpha produces the protein MSILINKDTKVITQGITGKTGQFHTRMCREYGNGMEAFVAGVNPKRAGEDFEGVPIYASVSDAKAETGATVSVIYVPPAGAAAAIWEAVEADLDLVICITEGIPVRDMLEVRNRMRAENRKTLLLGPNCPGLITPDELKIGIMPGHIHRKGRIGVVSRSGTLTYEAVAQVTELGLGQSSAVGIGGDPINGLKHIDVLKMFNDDPDTDAVIMIGEIGGPDEVNAALWAKDNMTKPVVGFIAGVTAPPGKRMGHAGALISGGADTADAKLEVMEACGIRTTRNPSEMGKLLKAVL
- the sucC gene encoding ADP-forming succinate--CoA ligase subunit beta; translated protein: MKIHEYQGKALLKQFGVAVPRGIPAFSVDEAVAAAQELGGSVWVVKAQIHAGGRGKGGGVKLARSMDEVRQLASEILGMQLITHQTGPEGQKVGRLLIEEGADIKKEYYVGIVTDRATQRVAVMASSEGGMEIEEVAERDPDAILKEFVDPALGLTNEQATKLARGIGVPDASIEKAVAEFQKLYKCYTETDAELAEINPLILTGSGDIIALDAKFNFDGNALFRHPDIVAFRDLAEEDPAEVEASKYDLAYIQLDGNIGCLVNGAGLAMATMDTIKLFGGEPANFLDVGGGATAEKVTEAFKIMLANKGVKAILVNIFGGIMRCDVIAEGVIAACKAVNLNVPLVVRMKGTNEELGKKMLADSGLPIISADTMAEAATAVVAAAK
- a CDS encoding DUF2889 domain-containing protein — protein: MPLPPPSVAREPMHTRTITVQSFAREDGLWDLEASLLDVKSYDFPIRNGQTHKAGDPVHLMHLRITIDSSFEIVDAVAVYDAAPYQDNCSSISDAYRKLIGLNLLKQFRQGVKERFGRSAGCTHMSELAQVLPTTAVQTMAGRRRSSGESEIYRTDKQPFHLDGCHALRLSGPVVEEFYPVWYRPKVTDGMD